The following proteins are co-located in the bacterium genome:
- a CDS encoding sulfatase-like hydrolase/transferase: MDDVGIDQMEAFGYGGGTPPSMPNIGAIAGHGIRFRNAWAMPACSTTRGVIFDGRFPLRTNVKGALGENDLANSMVNPYEVTVPKLLARRGYESALFGKFHLALQGNDPAGYGMVANLGWNYFAGWLDETGDPSSIDTTAGGVAPLGTWHCGFVPGAAQGGADQGACYHADGSCRELSSSGPVPPGRTCRDEGGILDPDQACRAAVPSYIDFETLSAHYVSPLVYNYADGSYERVPPTDPRARQFRATFAVDAAIDWIKERPGDRPWMATVSFASDHTPLMQPPVSRDLPGSATSSDLDCANQNDQRVLSNLMIESLDLEVGRLLVETGLARRGRDGRLVYRPGQTETMVVIIGDNGSLGTTVKVPFSVSRSKGTAYQTGVWVPLIVSGPLVRAPGRRVEQMVNAADLYALFGEIAGFADVQAEVPRPIDARPMLPYVTNPAQGSIRAWNYTEVGVNLQANGAINGPCAISSTCTQIPVSKSVCEDNNGIWWGAGLDDPITEGAPPTGFTYCCEVNQFVIANGRAAEPYDIAPLVSVGIRNDRYKIVENSLRAYVSQDEPCVDTTTMEFYEIDEAVPVPKLDNEGEELDTENLTPVQQRNYDALLAQLQALRDSVPDCPGDGNIDFVINQADLDDWRFYADLTGQSSVYDVNLDGLTDETDRSLIESYLGTDCR, encoded by the coding sequence ATGGACGACGTCGGCATCGACCAGATGGAGGCCTTCGGCTACGGCGGCGGGACGCCGCCGAGCATGCCCAACATCGGCGCGATCGCCGGTCACGGCATTCGCTTCCGGAACGCATGGGCGATGCCCGCCTGCAGCACGACCCGGGGCGTCATCTTCGATGGCCGATTCCCTCTGCGCACCAACGTCAAGGGCGCGCTGGGCGAGAACGACCTCGCCAATTCGATGGTCAATCCGTACGAGGTGACGGTGCCGAAGCTGCTCGCCCGACGAGGATACGAGAGCGCGCTCTTCGGCAAGTTCCACCTGGCGCTGCAGGGGAACGATCCGGCCGGCTACGGCATGGTGGCCAACCTCGGCTGGAACTACTTCGCCGGTTGGCTCGACGAGACCGGCGATCCGTCCTCGATCGACACCACCGCCGGCGGCGTGGCGCCGCTCGGCACCTGGCACTGCGGCTTCGTGCCCGGCGCGGCACAGGGCGGCGCGGATCAGGGCGCCTGTTACCACGCCGACGGCTCGTGCCGCGAGCTCTCGTCCAGCGGGCCGGTGCCGCCCGGGCGGACCTGTCGCGACGAAGGGGGCATCCTCGATCCCGACCAAGCCTGTCGGGCCGCGGTGCCGTCCTACATCGATTTCGAGACGCTGAGCGCCCACTACGTCTCGCCGCTGGTCTACAACTACGCCGACGGCAGCTACGAGCGGGTGCCGCCAACCGACCCCCGGGCGCGGCAGTTCCGCGCCACCTTCGCGGTGGACGCGGCGATCGACTGGATCAAGGAGCGGCCGGGCGACCGGCCGTGGATGGCGACCGTGAGCTTCGCCTCCGACCACACGCCGCTGATGCAACCGCCGGTCAGCCGCGATCTGCCCGGCAGCGCAACCAGCAGCGACCTGGACTGCGCCAATCAGAACGATCAGCGCGTCCTCTCGAACCTGATGATCGAATCGCTCGATCTCGAAGTGGGGCGCCTGCTGGTCGAGACGGGTCTGGCGCGCCGCGGCCGCGACGGGCGCCTCGTCTATCGTCCCGGGCAGACCGAGACGATGGTGGTGATCATCGGCGACAACGGCAGCCTCGGCACGACGGTCAAGGTGCCGTTCAGCGTCTCGCGCTCCAAGGGCACCGCCTACCAGACGGGCGTCTGGGTGCCGTTGATCGTGTCCGGGCCGCTGGTGAGGGCGCCCGGCCGCCGCGTCGAGCAGATGGTGAACGCGGCCGATCTGTACGCGCTGTTCGGCGAGATCGCCGGGTTCGCCGACGTCCAGGCCGAGGTGCCGCGACCGATCGATGCGCGACCGATGCTGCCGTACGTGACCAACCCGGCGCAAGGCAGCATTCGCGCCTGGAACTACACGGAAGTGGGCGTCAACCTGCAGGCCAACGGAGCCATCAACGGTCCCTGCGCGATCTCCAGCACCTGCACGCAGATTCCCGTCTCGAAGAGCGTCTGCGAGGACAACAACGGGATCTGGTGGGGCGCCGGACTCGACGATCCGATCACCGAGGGCGCGCCGCCCACCGGCTTCACCTACTGCTGCGAGGTCAATCAGTTCGTGATCGCCAATGGACGCGCCGCGGAGCCGTACGATATCGCGCCCCTGGTCTCGGTGGGCATCCGCAACGACCGCTACAAGATCGTCGAGAACTCGCTGCGCGCCTACGTGTCGCAGGATGAACCCTGTGTCGACACCACGACGATGGAGTTCTACGAGATCGACGAGGCCGTTCCGGTGCCGAAACTCGACAACGAAGGCGAGGAGCTGGACACCGAGAACCTCACCCCGGTGCAGCAGCGCAACTACGACGCGCTCCTGGCGCAGTTGCAGGCGCTCCGCGACTCGGTGCCCGACTGCCCGGGGGATGGCAACATCGACTTCGTCATCAATCAGGCCGATCTCGACGACTGGCGCTTCTACGCCGACCTGACCGGTCAATCGAGCGTCTACGACGTCAACCTCGACGGCCTGACCGACGAGACGGACCGGTCGCTCATCGAGTCGTACCTCGGAACCGACTGCCGCTGA
- a CDS encoding alkaline phosphatase family protein yields MRLLALLVVTLLLAPAARAEDPAACPFTAGALPADTLPPGAPHGAAIPIDHIVVLMQENRSFDHYFTLLHGRDIDRADRHATNPNPLGGAPVEMFHQRAYCEVADLAHSWNSTHREWNGGAMDGFAIENADPLDPSGSRTMGYYRKQDLRFYHRLYRTFAMSDRHFSSLLGPTFPNRHYLLSGTSAGHIRNDLAIATQASIFQSLDNAGVTWKIYQSDLAFAVLYAYVQAHSANVRPIAEFYADAAAGTLPQVAFVDPIFFGDETNQTDEHPPSNVQLGQRFVAGIVNAMFTSPQWRRSALFITYDEHGGFYDHVPPPPACVPDAIPPNLKPGDVAAAFDRYGIRVPFVVVSPFARRHYVSHRVTDQTSILRFIETRFDLPALTNRDANAHPMLDLFDFAHPPFVTPPKLPAATVNPTHPGCTG; encoded by the coding sequence ATGCGCCTTCTGGCTCTGCTGGTCGTCACCCTGCTGCTCGCCCCGGCCGCCCGCGCCGAGGATCCCGCCGCCTGCCCGTTCACGGCCGGCGCCCTGCCCGCCGACACCCTGCCCCCGGGCGCGCCACACGGCGCCGCCATCCCGATCGACCACATCGTGGTGCTCATGCAGGAGAACCGCTCCTTCGACCACTACTTCACCCTGCTGCACGGCCGCGACATCGACCGCGCCGATCGCCATGCCACCAACCCGAATCCGCTCGGCGGCGCGCCGGTCGAGATGTTCCACCAGCGCGCCTACTGCGAGGTCGCCGATCTCGCCCACAGTTGGAACAGCACGCACCGCGAGTGGAACGGCGGCGCCATGGACGGCTTCGCGATCGAAAACGCGGATCCGCTCGACCCCAGCGGCTCGCGCACCATGGGCTACTATCGCAAGCAGGATCTGCGCTTCTATCACCGCCTCTACCGCACCTTCGCGATGAGCGACCGCCACTTCTCCTCGCTGCTCGGCCCCACCTTTCCGAACCGCCACTACCTGCTGTCGGGCACCTCGGCCGGCCACATCCGCAACGATCTGGCGATCGCCACCCAGGCGTCGATCTTCCAGTCGCTCGACAACGCCGGGGTGACCTGGAAGATCTACCAGTCCGACCTCGCCTTCGCCGTCCTCTACGCCTACGTGCAAGCGCATTCGGCCAACGTCCGACCGATCGCCGAGTTCTATGCCGACGCGGCCGCCGGCACGCTGCCGCAGGTGGCGTTCGTCGACCCCATCTTCTTCGGCGACGAGACCAACCAGACCGACGAGCACCCGCCGAGCAACGTCCAGCTCGGCCAACGCTTCGTCGCCGGCATCGTCAACGCCATGTTCACCAGCCCGCAGTGGCGGCGCTCGGCGCTGTTCATCACCTACGACGAGCACGGCGGCTTCTACGACCACGTCCCACCGCCGCCCGCCTGCGTGCCCGACGCCATTCCGCCCAACCTGAAGCCGGGCGACGTCGCGGCGGCCTTCGATCGCTACGGCATCCGGGTCCCGTTCGTCGTCGTCTCACCCTTTGCGCGCCGGCACTACGTCTCGCACCGGGTCACCGATCAGACGTCGATCCTGCGCTTCATCGAAACCCGCTTCGACCTGCCGGCGCTGACCAACCGCGACGCCAACGCCCATCCGATGCTCGATCTGTTCGACTTCGCGCACCCGCCGTTCGTCACTCCGCCGAAGCTGCCGGCGGCTACCGTGAATCCGACCCATCCCGGCTGTACCGGGTGA
- a CDS encoding CoA-binding protein — protein sequence MSILITKDTTFIIQGITGREAVNMSRECLDYGSKIVGGVTPGRGGRDIYGIPVYDTVRAITATTRVDGSVVAVPPAFTRDAVLEALDAGVKIVVIVTERIPRFEVAQMVEYAQMKGARIIGPNCLGILSPGEAKMGGLGGRAVDARKAFTKGPVGVMSRSGGMTTEMCNTLTAAGLGQSTAVSIGGDAVIGSTYADLMPLYEADAETRAIVIYCEPGGRMEAELANYVVEKKSRLPIVAFMAGRFMDEMPGMRFGHAGTIVEGKADTTADKIARLQKAGISVAERIEDIPGLVKQRLAA from the coding sequence ATGTCGATCCTGATCACCAAGGACACCACCTTCATCATCCAGGGCATCACCGGGCGCGAGGCGGTGAACATGAGCCGCGAGTGCCTGGACTACGGCTCGAAGATCGTCGGCGGCGTGACGCCGGGACGTGGCGGCCGCGACATCTACGGCATCCCGGTCTACGACACGGTGCGCGCGATCACCGCCACGACCCGGGTCGACGGATCGGTCGTCGCGGTGCCGCCGGCCTTCACCCGCGACGCGGTCCTCGAGGCGCTCGACGCCGGGGTGAAGATCGTCGTCATCGTCACCGAGCGCATCCCGCGCTTCGAGGTCGCCCAGATGGTCGAGTACGCGCAGATGAAGGGCGCCCGCATCATCGGGCCCAACTGCCTCGGCATCCTCTCCCCCGGCGAGGCGAAGATGGGCGGCCTCGGCGGCCGCGCCGTGGATGCGCGCAAGGCGTTCACCAAGGGTCCCGTCGGCGTGATGTCGCGCTCGGGCGGCATGACCACCGAGATGTGCAACACGCTCACCGCTGCCGGCCTCGGGCAGTCGACCGCGGTGTCGATCGGCGGCGACGCGGTGATCGGGTCGACCTATGCCGATCTCATGCCGCTCTACGAAGCCGACGCCGAGACCAGGGCGATCGTCATCTACTGCGAGCCGGGCGGCCGCATGGAGGCCGAGCTCGCCAACTACGTCGTCGAGAAGAAATCGCGCCTGCCGATCGTCGCCTTCATGGCCGGCCGGTTCATGGACGAGATGCCGGGCATGCGCTTCGGCCACGCCGGCACCATCGTCGAGGGCAAGGCGGACACCACCGCCGACAAGATCGCGCGCCTGCAGAAGGCCGGCATCTCGGTGGCGGAGCGGATCGAGGACATCCCGGGGCTGGTGAAGCAGCGGCTCGCCGCCTGA
- a CDS encoding acetate--CoA ligase family protein yields MRFYEYESKQLFGRYGIPLPTGSKVAHSAAEAEAVAKEINGPAVLKSQVLTGGRMKAGGVLFADTPGQAAEAATKILALTINGHAPRGVLVEGRAPVKQEYYIGVTWDGFARKPVMICSDMGGIDIEEVAETHPEHIAKRHFSTLLPFSDYMAKELIAQLAIGGAELNQLSRIAAALARVFIAHGLTLAEINPLARLEDGRFVCLDGHVDMEDDARDSQKAILKALGIAPEEKRQARPPTQFEIDGAAVDAADHRGVAGNVVEFDGDLGLVIGAGGGSLTLFDAIRKHGGRPANYCEIGGNPSVTKACELTKLILRKPGVKKIAVMMNVVSNTRVDIVARGVIKGVIESGHKPADKIAIFRIPGSWETEGFKILQHYGVEYCDRTVSMYEAAGRAVAKMQDA; encoded by the coding sequence ATGCGCTTCTACGAGTACGAATCGAAGCAGCTCTTCGGCCGCTACGGCATACCGCTGCCGACCGGATCGAAGGTCGCCCACTCGGCGGCCGAGGCCGAGGCGGTGGCGAAGGAGATCAACGGACCGGCGGTGCTCAAATCGCAGGTGCTGACCGGCGGACGCATGAAGGCCGGCGGCGTCCTGTTCGCCGACACCCCCGGGCAGGCGGCCGAAGCGGCGACCAAGATCCTCGCCCTGACGATCAACGGCCACGCGCCGCGCGGCGTCCTGGTCGAGGGCCGCGCCCCGGTGAAGCAGGAGTACTACATCGGCGTCACCTGGGACGGTTTCGCGCGCAAGCCGGTGATGATCTGTTCCGACATGGGCGGCATCGACATCGAGGAGGTCGCGGAGACCCATCCCGAGCACATCGCCAAGCGCCACTTCTCCACGCTGCTGCCGTTCTCCGACTACATGGCGAAGGAGCTGATCGCCCAGCTCGCGATCGGCGGCGCCGAGCTCAACCAGCTCAGCCGCATCGCCGCCGCGCTGGCGCGCGTCTTCATCGCCCACGGCCTCACCCTGGCGGAGATCAACCCGCTGGCGCGCCTCGAGGACGGGCGCTTCGTCTGCCTCGACGGCCACGTCGACATGGAGGACGACGCCCGCGATTCCCAGAAGGCGATCCTCAAGGCGCTGGGCATCGCGCCGGAGGAGAAGCGCCAGGCCCGTCCGCCGACGCAGTTCGAGATCGACGGCGCCGCGGTCGACGCCGCCGACCATCGCGGCGTCGCCGGCAACGTGGTCGAATTCGACGGCGATCTCGGCCTGGTCATCGGCGCCGGCGGCGGGTCGCTGACGCTGTTCGACGCCATCCGCAAGCACGGCGGGCGGCCGGCGAACTACTGCGAGATCGGCGGCAACCCGTCGGTCACCAAGGCCTGCGAGCTCACCAAGCTGATCCTGCGCAAGCCCGGGGTGAAGAAGATCGCGGTGATGATGAACGTGGTGTCCAACACCCGCGTCGACATCGTCGCCCGCGGGGTCATCAAGGGCGTCATCGAATCCGGCCACAAGCCGGCCGACAAGATCGCCATCTTCCGCATCCCCGGCTCGTGGGAGACCGAGGGCTTCAAGATTCTGCAGCATTACGGCGTCGAGTACTGCGACCGCACGGTGTCGATGTACGAGGCCGCCGGCCGCGCCGTGGCGAAGATGCAGGATGCCTGA
- a CDS encoding acyl-CoA dehydrogenase family protein, protein MAEAAKSVSLDGVERVVVTIDAIVREALEVASRRTAGGKGIDDEQVHVERLAYAATEARAARDLLTYAAGVAVHQPDPSVAAMAAAFAGEIAGKLRAQIEAHPDEFGIADARLNDTLGSDEMRRLVRAATADTAYAAIGRHVIEQGGVNHCWLGDEMASMTRDSVRQFAEAEVLPIAEHIHRADDLVPDALIAKMGELGFFGMAVPEEYGGGGMGNLGMIITTEELSRCSLAAAGSLITRPEILTKALLKGGTEAQKRHWLPEIAAGRIMAAVSVTEPDTGSDVAAVKCRAEAAEVGGQKGYVINGAKAWCTFAGRANVLALLARTNPDPTSGARGLSLFIVPKDTFDGHEFTMHQATGGTLHGKADRTPGYRGMHSFTLAFDRYFVPAANLVGEEGGLNKGFYLQMNGFAAGRLQTGGRATGLSQAALERTAEYARDRRQFGQPIGSYQLTQHKLGRMATHIMAGRQLTYSAALASDKDESVTLEGSMAKLFTSDVAVWVTQEGQLLHGGWGYAEEFPISRYVVDATVLPIFEGVKPILELKVIGRTLLAA, encoded by the coding sequence ATGGCAGAGGCAGCGAAGAGCGTGAGTCTCGACGGCGTGGAGCGGGTGGTGGTGACGATCGACGCCATCGTGCGCGAAGCGCTGGAGGTGGCGAGCCGGCGCACCGCCGGCGGCAAGGGCATCGACGACGAGCAGGTGCACGTCGAGCGCCTGGCGTATGCCGCCACCGAGGCGCGGGCCGCGCGCGACCTGCTGACCTACGCCGCCGGGGTCGCGGTGCACCAGCCGGATCCGTCGGTCGCCGCCATGGCCGCCGCCTTCGCCGGCGAGATCGCGGGCAAGCTGCGGGCCCAGATCGAGGCGCACCCGGACGAGTTCGGCATCGCCGACGCGCGACTGAACGACACCCTGGGCAGCGACGAGATGCGCCGCCTCGTCCGCGCCGCGACGGCCGACACCGCCTATGCCGCCATCGGGCGGCACGTCATCGAGCAGGGGGGCGTCAACCACTGCTGGCTCGGCGACGAGATGGCGAGCATGACGCGCGACTCGGTGCGCCAGTTCGCCGAGGCCGAGGTCCTGCCGATCGCCGAGCACATCCACCGCGCCGACGACCTGGTGCCGGATGCGCTGATCGCCAAGATGGGCGAGCTCGGCTTCTTCGGCATGGCGGTGCCGGAGGAGTATGGCGGCGGCGGCATGGGCAATCTCGGCATGATCATCACCACCGAGGAGCTCTCGCGCTGCTCGCTGGCCGCGGCCGGCAGCCTGATCACGCGTCCGGAGATCCTCACCAAGGCGCTGCTCAAGGGCGGGACCGAGGCGCAGAAGCGGCACTGGCTGCCGGAGATCGCCGCCGGGCGCATCATGGCGGCGGTGTCGGTGACCGAGCCGGACACCGGCTCCGACGTCGCGGCGGTGAAGTGCCGCGCCGAGGCCGCCGAGGTGGGGGGGCAGAAGGGCTACGTCATCAACGGCGCCAAGGCCTGGTGCACCTTCGCCGGCCGCGCCAACGTGCTCGCGCTGCTGGCGCGCACCAATCCCGACCCCACGTCCGGGGCGCGCGGCCTGTCGCTGTTCATCGTGCCCAAGGACACCTTCGATGGGCACGAGTTCACCATGCACCAGGCGACCGGCGGCACGCTGCACGGCAAGGCCGACCGCACCCCCGGCTACCGCGGCATGCACTCCTTCACGCTCGCCTTCGACCGCTACTTCGTGCCGGCCGCGAACCTGGTGGGCGAGGAGGGCGGGCTCAACAAGGGATTCTACCTGCAGATGAACGGCTTCGCCGCCGGTCGTCTGCAGACCGGCGGCCGCGCCACCGGTCTGTCGCAGGCGGCGCTGGAGCGCACCGCCGAGTACGCCAGGGATCGCAGACAGTTCGGCCAGCCGATCGGGAGCTACCAGCTCACCCAGCACAAGCTCGGCCGCATGGCGACCCACATCATGGCCGGCCGGCAGCTCACCTACTCCGCGGCGCTCGCCTCGGACAAGGACGAATCGGTCACCCTCGAGGGCTCGATGGCGAAGCTCTTCACTTCCGACGTCGCCGTCTGGGTCACCCAGGAGGGCCAGCTCCTGCACGGCGGCTGGGGCTACGCCGAGGAGTTCCCGATCTCGCGCTACGTCGTCGACGCGACCGTGCTGCCGATCTTCGAGGGCGTGAAGCCGATCCTCGAGCTCAAGGTGATCGGGCGCACGCTGCTCGCGGCGTGA
- the nhaR gene encoding transcriptional activator NhaR produces the protein MEWLNYHHLLYFWTVARTGGVSAASAELRLAQPTISGQLRMLEDHFGEKLFHRVGRRLELTEVGRLVYRYADEIFTLGRELTDAVRGRPTGRPLRIAVGVDDQVPKLIAYRLMEPALKMSDPVRLVCHEDKTERLLADLAVHALDLVLTDAPLSPSVKVRAFSHLLGECGTTVFAAKSLVNRYRRNFPRSLDGAPFLMPSDNTVLRRSLDQWFAQHDVRPAVLGEFDDSALLSAFGERGVGVFAAPAAIESEIRRQYDVRAIGRIDQVRQRFYAISVERRLKHPAVVAISEAAKEKLFG, from the coding sequence ATGGAGTGGCTGAACTACCACCACCTGCTCTACTTCTGGACCGTGGCGCGCACCGGCGGCGTGTCGGCGGCGAGCGCCGAGCTGCGCCTGGCGCAACCGACGATCAGCGGCCAGTTGCGGATGCTGGAGGATCACTTCGGCGAGAAGCTCTTCCACCGCGTCGGCCGCCGCCTCGAGCTGACCGAGGTCGGCCGGCTCGTCTATCGCTACGCCGACGAGATCTTCACGCTCGGCCGCGAGCTCACCGACGCGGTGCGGGGCCGGCCGACGGGCCGCCCGCTGCGCATCGCGGTCGGCGTCGACGACCAGGTACCGAAGCTGATCGCCTATCGGCTGATGGAGCCGGCGCTGAAGATGTCCGACCCGGTGCGCCTCGTCTGCCACGAGGACAAGACCGAGCGGCTGCTCGCCGACCTCGCGGTGCACGCCCTCGACCTGGTGCTGACCGACGCGCCACTGAGCCCGAGCGTCAAGGTGCGCGCCTTCAGCCATCTGCTCGGCGAATGCGGCACCACGGTCTTCGCCGCCAAGAGCCTGGTGAACCGCTACCGACGCAACTTCCCGCGCTCGCTCGACGGCGCGCCCTTTCTGATGCCGAGCGACAACACGGTGCTGCGCCGCTCGCTCGACCAGTGGTTCGCGCAGCACGACGTGCGGCCGGCGGTGCTGGGCGAGTTCGACGACAGCGCCCTGCTGAGCGCCTTCGGCGAGCGCGGGGTCGGCGTCTTCGCCGCGCCGGCCGCGATCGAGTCGGAGATCCGGCGGCAGTACGACGTCCGGGCCATCGGCCGCATCGATCAGGTGCGCCAGCGTTTCTACGCCATCTCCGTCGAGCGCCGCCTCAAGCACCCGGCGGTGGTGGCGATCTCCGAGGCCGCGAAGGAGAAGCTGTTCGGCTGA
- a CDS encoding CoA transferase: MSGPAGPLAGIVALELGQIYNGPYCGLLLAHHGAEVIKVESPTGDVLRRMDRSPGGASYPFLMLNANKRGVRIDLKQPAGVDLLLRLVEGADVLVENFAAGVADRLGVGWDAARARNPRLVYASGSGFGSSGPYVGYPAMDFTIQALVGAMSITGFPDQPPVKCGPTFIDMLGAVHLFAGILLALAERTRTGLGQRVEVAMFDAAVPALLSFLAPYYDLQREMSRSGNRHVVGGATPYNNFPCRDGHVAILCVSDQHWLDLCDVMARPDLRAVARWHTVAGRAADWSAIEAAVAAWTTPQTRADVAARVAGAGIPSAPVRTIAEVGSDRHVFERAVVREVRTAERGAVKVLGTPIKLGAHPEPSVEPPPALGADTEDVLRERLGLSPDALAALRAAGTI; the protein is encoded by the coding sequence ATGAGCGGCCCGGCCGGCCCGCTCGCCGGCATCGTCGCCCTCGAGCTCGGACAGATCTACAACGGGCCGTACTGCGGCCTCCTCCTCGCCCATCACGGCGCCGAGGTCATCAAGGTCGAGTCGCCGACCGGCGACGTGCTGCGGCGCATGGATCGCTCGCCGGGCGGCGCCAGCTATCCGTTCCTGATGCTGAACGCCAACAAGCGCGGCGTGCGCATCGACCTCAAGCAGCCGGCCGGCGTCGATCTGCTCCTGCGCCTCGTCGAGGGCGCCGACGTGCTGGTGGAGAACTTCGCCGCCGGGGTCGCGGATCGGCTGGGCGTCGGCTGGGACGCGGCGCGCGCCCGCAACCCGCGCCTGGTCTACGCCTCGGGTAGCGGTTTCGGCAGCAGCGGCCCGTACGTCGGCTATCCGGCCATGGACTTCACCATCCAGGCGCTGGTCGGCGCGATGTCGATCACCGGCTTCCCCGACCAGCCGCCGGTGAAGTGCGGCCCGACCTTCATCGACATGCTCGGCGCGGTCCATCTCTTCGCCGGCATTCTGCTGGCGCTCGCCGAACGCACGCGCACCGGCCTCGGGCAGCGGGTCGAGGTGGCGATGTTCGACGCCGCCGTGCCGGCGCTGCTCAGCTTCCTGGCGCCGTACTACGACCTGCAGCGCGAGATGAGCCGCAGCGGCAACCGCCACGTGGTCGGCGGCGCGACGCCCTACAACAACTTCCCGTGCCGCGACGGCCACGTCGCCATCCTCTGCGTCTCCGATCAGCACTGGCTCGATCTGTGCGACGTCATGGCGCGGCCCGACCTGCGCGCCGTCGCGCGCTGGCACACCGTCGCCGGGCGGGCGGCGGACTGGTCCGCGATCGAGGCCGCGGTCGCCGCCTGGACGACGCCGCAGACGCGCGCCGACGTCGCGGCGCGGGTCGCCGGCGCCGGCATCCCGAGCGCGCCGGTGCGCACCATCGCCGAGGTCGGCAGCGATCGCCACGTGTTCGAGCGCGCCGTGGTGCGCGAGGTCCGCACCGCCGAGCGCGGCGCCGTGAAGGTGCTGGGCACGCCGATCAAGCTCGGGGCGCACCCCGAGCCATCCGTAGAGCCGCCGCCGGCGCTCGGCGCCGACACCGAGGACGTGCTCCGCGAGCGCCTCGGCCTGTCGCCCGACGCGCTCGCCGCCCTGCGCGCCGCCGGCACCATCTGA
- a CDS encoding PaaI family thioesterase: MANPDSGARGREFPPIEPAARQAIIDTFNSDNPYFPGYCGFRVVEVRQGYAQLETENRTALSNPSGIMHGGASFGMADTAVAVALLSLYGPGNALLTIEMNINYLEPIFPGAVTAEAFVLRHSRRSAYAEVDIWSAGKLAARASTTYMIKPLATMRPPAA; the protein is encoded by the coding sequence ATGGCGAATCCGGACAGCGGCGCCCGCGGGCGCGAGTTCCCGCCGATCGAGCCCGCCGCGCGGCAGGCGATCATCGACACCTTCAACAGCGACAACCCCTACTTCCCCGGCTACTGCGGTTTTCGCGTCGTCGAGGTCCGCCAGGGCTACGCGCAGCTCGAGACCGAGAATCGCACGGCGCTCAGCAATCCGTCCGGGATCATGCACGGCGGTGCCAGCTTCGGCATGGCCGATACGGCGGTCGCGGTCGCGCTGCTCTCCCTGTACGGTCCCGGCAACGCGCTGCTCACCATCGAGATGAACATCAACTATCTCGAGCCGATCTTCCCCGGCGCGGTGACGGCGGAGGCGTTCGTCCTGCGCCACAGCCGCCGCAGCGCCTACGCCGAGGTCGACATCTGGTCGGCCGGCAAGCTGGCGGCGCGGGCCAGCACCACCTACATGATCAAGCCGCTCGCCACGATGCGGCCGCCCGCCGCATGA
- a CDS encoding enoyl-CoA hydratase/isomerase family protein has translation MSYEFITYEKTDRLVVITINRPEVRNALHPPANRELSAAFDAFDADPDAWVAILTGAGDKAFSAGNDLKYSAQHGMGDMAMGKGGFGGLTARFDLFKPVIAAVNGLALGGGFEIAMACDIIVAAEHATFGLPEPRVGLAALAGGMQRLPAAIPPKLAMGMMLTGKPISAARAKELGLVNDVVPEGDALAAAHRWAAEILECSPTSIRATKQVALQSQGLPLEQAMQKTYPLVNALFGSEDMMEGVMAFAQKRKPDWKGK, from the coding sequence ATGTCGTACGAGTTCATCACCTACGAGAAGACCGACCGACTGGTGGTCATCACCATCAATCGGCCCGAGGTCCGCAACGCCCTGCACCCGCCGGCGAACCGCGAGCTGTCGGCGGCGTTCGACGCCTTCGACGCCGATCCCGACGCCTGGGTGGCGATCCTCACCGGCGCCGGCGACAAGGCCTTCTCCGCCGGCAACGACCTCAAGTACTCGGCGCAGCACGGCATGGGCGACATGGCGATGGGGAAGGGCGGCTTCGGCGGCCTGACCGCCCGCTTCGATCTCTTCAAGCCGGTGATCGCGGCGGTCAACGGCCTGGCGCTGGGCGGCGGCTTCGAGATCGCCATGGCCTGCGACATCATCGTCGCCGCCGAGCACGCCACCTTCGGCCTGCCCGAACCGCGCGTCGGCCTGGCGGCGCTTGCCGGCGGCATGCAGCGGCTGCCGGCGGCGATCCCGCCGAAGCTGGCGATGGGCATGATGCTCACCGGCAAGCCGATCAGCGCGGCGCGCGCCAAGGAGCTCGGCCTCGTCAACGACGTCGTGCCCGAGGGCGACGCGCTGGCCGCCGCGCACCGCTGGGCGGCCGAGATCCTCGAGTGTTCGCCGACCTCCATCCGCGCCACCAAGCAGGTGGCGCTGCAGAGCCAGGGCCTGCCGCTCGAGCAGGCGATGCAGAAGACCTACCCGCTGGTGAACGCCCTCTTCGGCTCCGAGGACATGATGGAGGGCGTCATGGCCTTCGCGCAGAAGCGCAAGCCGGACTGGAAGGGAAAGTAG